One genomic segment of Thermodesulfobacteriota bacterium includes these proteins:
- a CDS encoding MazG family protein: MSQANEGAGAKLEELIRIVARLRGPEGCPWDQRQDDESMKGHLIEETYELAEALDRQDPGHVCEELGDVLFHIVFLSQLYAERGAFAMPAVAAGIIAKMIRRHPHVFGSERLADEAAQRAAWQRLKAAEGRADRLASIPRTLPALRRAQKILSRATADGLPLPDLTGTLASLAAPPPEATPADDARQLADALLALVERARRAGLNAEEILARRLEALIVELGTGGDGAVVPATD, encoded by the coding sequence ATGAGCCAAGCCAACGAGGGGGCGGGAGCCAAGCTGGAAGAGCTCATCCGGATCGTCGCCCGGCTGCGGGGGCCGGAGGGCTGTCCCTGGGACCAGCGCCAGGATGACGAGAGCATGAAAGGCCACCTCATCGAGGAGACCTACGAGCTGGCCGAGGCCCTGGATCGCCAGGATCCCGGCCACGTCTGCGAGGAGCTGGGCGATGTGCTGTTCCACATCGTCTTTCTAAGCCAGCTCTACGCCGAGCGGGGGGCCTTCGCCATGCCGGCGGTGGCCGCCGGCATCATCGCCAAGATGATCCGGCGCCACCCCCACGTCTTCGGCAGCGAGCGCCTGGCAGACGAGGCCGCGCAGCGGGCCGCCTGGCAGCGGCTGAAGGCGGCGGAAGGCCGGGCCGACCGTCTGGCCTCCATCCCCCGCACCCTGCCCGCCCTGCGCCGGGCGCAGAAGATCCTCTCCCGGGCCACGGCGGACGGCCTGCCGCTGCCGGATCTCACCGGCACCCTGGCGTCTCTGGCTGCGCCGCCACCGGAGGCAACCCCGGCCGATGATGCCCGCCAGCTGGCCGACGCCCTCCTGGCCCTGGTGGAGCGGGCCAGGAGGGCCGGTCTCAATGCCGAGGAGATCCTGGCCCGCCGCCTGGAGGCCCTGATCGTCGAGCTGGGGACCGGCGGCGACGGGGCCGTGGTCCCGGCCACCGATTGA
- a CDS encoding fibronectin type III domain-containing protein, giving the protein MKVSAGSVGHVLWTTTSDTAESMSKALAFTPIVDGQFHLYALDLSGHPQWAGKDIRSLRLDPTDVAGAAMAIDFIQTVPPPAPAAAPPAAPSGLVASAVFHNRVDLRWTDHADDEDGFVVERSTDGSTWVVAADNGSNFVTSTVSGLARATSYWLRVKAVNGQGESASSNVVAVTTAASPVSFQFEAAGDTEGWVKNTHLTSLVVSGGALATSSTGTDPYLRRSGMSFAGNEVPLLAVRMKTSCSAAATTTGQLFWTHSTALSESELRKINFAVTADGQFHDYLIDTAAHGEWAGREIRSLRLDPTVTSGCAIEIDSIATAP; this is encoded by the coding sequence ATGAAGGTCTCCGCTGGCAGCGTCGGCCATGTTCTTTGGACCACCACCAGCGACACCGCAGAATCGATGTCCAAGGCCCTGGCCTTCACCCCCATCGTCGACGGCCAGTTCCATCTGTACGCCCTGGATCTGTCCGGCCATCCCCAGTGGGCCGGCAAGGACATCCGCAGCCTGCGCCTGGATCCCACGGACGTGGCCGGCGCCGCCATGGCCATCGATTTCATCCAGACGGTACCGCCGCCTGCCCCGGCCGCGGCGCCGCCCGCCGCCCCCAGCGGCCTGGTGGCGTCCGCTGTCTTCCACAACCGGGTCGACCTCCGGTGGACAGACCATGCCGACGACGAGGACGGCTTCGTCGTCGAGCGGTCCACCGATGGCAGCACCTGGGTCGTGGCAGCGGACAATGGCAGCAACTTCGTGACCAGCACCGTCTCCGGGCTTGCCCGGGCCACCAGCTACTGGCTCCGGGTCAAGGCGGTCAACGGTCAGGGGGAATCCGCCAGCAGCAACGTGGTGGCGGTCACCACCGCGGCGAGCCCGGTGAGCTTCCAGTTCGAGGCGGCCGGTGACACCGAGGGCTGGGTGAAGAACACCCACCTGACCTCCCTGGTGGTGTCGGGTGGCGCGCTGGCCACCTCCAGCACCGGCACCGATCCTTACCTGCGACGCAGCGGCATGTCCTTTGCCGGCAACGAGGTGCCCCTGCTGGCGGTGCGCATGAAAACCAGCTGCAGCGCGGCGGCCACCACCACCGGCCAGCTCTTCTGGACCCACAGCACTGCTCTGTCCGAGTCGGAGCTGAGGAAGATTAACTTCGCGGTCACCGCCGACGGCCAGTTCCACGACTACCTGATCGACACGGCGGCCCATGGCGAGTGGGCCGGCCGGGAGATCCGCAGCCTGCGCCTGGATCCCACGGTCACCAGCGGCTGCGCCATCGAGATCGACTCCATCGCCACCGCGCCCTGA
- a CDS encoding CxxxxCH/CxxCH domain-containing protein — translation MVKDDALTCDNVYCHSDGKSSVDGRRVTGRSLAWDGSASDPQGDSDTCNNCHGRPPAGDAHWTHISRGCTCELCHATSVQKDPAAGAISIRDRSIHVNGRMDVVAAPQFFAHQAWQPLSFVYQPKVGGGTCSSNACHISWRFSNPIDWRNELPPAELPPPAPTALTMSSTSVNGLAFSWRHLPHGRLDYEEGFTVERSLTGTGGWVQIGTAPAINHAMGGTSSSFVDQGLEPNTP, via the coding sequence GTGGTCAAGGACGATGCCCTGACCTGTGACAACGTCTACTGCCACAGCGACGGCAAGAGCAGTGTGGACGGCCGCCGGGTCACCGGCCGCTCACTGGCCTGGGATGGCTCCGCTTCCGATCCCCAGGGGGACAGCGACACCTGCAACAACTGCCACGGCCGGCCGCCGGCCGGCGACGCCCACTGGACTCACATCTCCCGGGGCTGCACCTGCGAGCTGTGCCATGCCACCAGTGTGCAGAAGGATCCAGCTGCCGGCGCCATCTCGATCCGGGACCGGTCGATCCATGTCAATGGCCGGATGGACGTGGTGGCCGCCCCCCAGTTCTTCGCCCACCAGGCCTGGCAGCCATTGAGCTTTGTTTATCAGCCCAAGGTCGGCGGTGGCACCTGCTCCAGCAACGCCTGCCACATCTCCTGGCGGTTCAGCAATCCCATCGATTGGCGCAACGAGCTGCCGCCGGCCGAGCTGCCGCCGCCGGCGCCCACGGCCCTGACCATGTCCAGCACCTCGGTCAATGGGCTCGCCTTCTCCTGGCGTCACCTGCCCCATGGCCGGCTGGACTACGAAGAGGGCTTCACGGTGGAAAGATCCCTCACCGGCACCGGCGGCTGGGTGCAGATCGGCACTGCGCCGGCCATCAACCACGCTATGGGCGGCACCTCCAGCAGCTTTGTCGACCAGGGCCTGGAGCCCAATACCCCGTAG
- a CDS encoding M48 family metalloprotease yields the protein MAAPGGGPARQQRGWSWTGWLALALVALAAGGCVSSQARYAAPVEGMAQPGGQGPWPLPAVAPGELASLQPGQRPALATDEAGIWMVMDRTEEEYKEAGNRITDPELAAYLQEVVCRLTPEYCADIRVYALRVPYFNATMAPNGALVVWSGLLLRVHNEAQLASVLGHEIGHYLRRHALERMRDVVNTTNVLAFVRLAAAAAGVGVAGDLATLAAAGGLSAYSRDQEREADGYGLALMARAGYDPRQAAALWRQVIAEKDAGEDKTFSLMLFDSHPPSEERLAALDELAGRLVAGGREGSLEQERYQAILAPHWLDLLQDELHLRQFGRTEVLLSSLAQAGTDPGRLRFGAGELHRLRNQAGDRALALAAYTEAIAAPTHPAEAHRAQALLLRERGEAAQAREAFHSYLAERPAAPDREMILHMLTQETP from the coding sequence ATGGCAGCACCCGGAGGGGGACCGGCACGGCAGCAGCGGGGCTGGAGCTGGACCGGCTGGCTCGCCCTGGCGCTCGTGGCCCTGGCGGCTGGGGGCTGTGTGAGCAGCCAGGCCCGCTACGCCGCGCCGGTGGAGGGCATGGCCCAACCCGGCGGCCAGGGGCCGTGGCCGCTGCCGGCGGTGGCGCCCGGGGAGCTGGCCAGCCTGCAGCCTGGCCAGCGGCCGGCCCTGGCTACGGACGAGGCCGGGATCTGGATGGTCATGGACCGGACCGAGGAGGAGTACAAGGAGGCGGGCAACCGGATCACCGACCCGGAGCTGGCGGCCTATCTCCAGGAGGTGGTCTGCCGGCTGACCCCGGAATACTGCGCCGACATCCGGGTCTATGCCCTGCGTGTCCCGTATTTCAACGCGACCATGGCCCCCAACGGCGCCCTGGTGGTCTGGTCCGGCCTGCTGTTGCGGGTGCACAACGAGGCCCAGCTGGCCTCGGTACTGGGGCACGAGATCGGCCACTACCTCCGGCGGCATGCCCTGGAGCGGATGCGGGATGTGGTCAACACCACCAACGTCCTGGCCTTTGTGCGGCTGGCCGCCGCAGCGGCCGGGGTGGGGGTCGCCGGTGATCTGGCGACCCTCGCCGCCGCCGGCGGGCTTTCCGCCTACAGCCGGGATCAGGAACGGGAGGCGGACGGTTACGGCCTGGCCCTCATGGCCCGGGCGGGATACGATCCCCGCCAGGCTGCGGCCCTGTGGCGGCAGGTCATCGCCGAAAAGGATGCCGGCGAGGACAAGACTTTCTCCCTCATGCTGTTCGATTCCCACCCCCCTTCCGAGGAGCGCCTGGCGGCCCTGGATGAGCTGGCCGGCCGGCTGGTGGCCGGCGGCCGGGAGGGCAGTCTGGAGCAGGAGCGCTACCAGGCCATCCTTGCTCCTCATTGGCTGGACCTCTTGCAAGACGAGCTGCACCTGCGCCAATTCGGCCGCACCGAGGTCCTCCTGTCCAGCCTGGCCCAGGCCGGCACCGACCCCGGCCGGCTCCGGTTCGGGGCCGGCGAGCTGCACCGGCTCCGCAACCAGGCCGGGGACCGGGCGCTGGCCTTGGCTGCCTACACCGAGGCCATCGCCGCCCCGACCCATCCGGCGGAGGCCCATCGGGCCCAGGCCCTGCTTCTCCGGGAGCGGGGGGAAGCGGCCCAGGCCCGGGAGGCCTTCCACAGCTACCTGGCCGAGCGACCGGCCGCGCCGGACCGGGAGATGATCCTCCACATGCTGACCCAGGAGACCCCATGA
- a CDS encoding DsbC family protein — translation MALPVNQAVSEILPMPFTTLLVALLAVFGPVTHAIAFQESGCGVGQCRDCHELSKPDAEKLLKDMVSEVLTVQDSEVPGLWMVEVRQNDRKFPVYIDYSKRFVVSGNVIRIATQENLTREKVIEMNRVDVSQIPLEDALVLGSRQAANRIIVFDDPECSYCQKLQPEMQAVVAQRPDIAFYIKMFPLQSHPTAYDKAKAIVCAASLGLLEDSLAGKPIPAATCAGEAVDQNIALGARLRINSTPTLILGDGRVIPGFKPADRMIELVGEPPKE, via the coding sequence GTGGCCCTGCCCGTCAATCAGGCTGTCAGCGAGATCCTGCCCATGCCGTTCACCACGCTTCTTGTCGCCCTCCTGGCGGTCTTCGGGCCGGTCACCCATGCCATCGCCTTCCAGGAGAGTGGCTGCGGGGTTGGCCAATGCCGGGACTGCCACGAGCTGTCGAAGCCCGATGCCGAAAAGCTCCTGAAGGACATGGTCAGCGAGGTGCTGACGGTTCAAGACAGCGAAGTGCCAGGGCTGTGGATGGTGGAAGTCCGCCAGAACGACCGGAAGTTCCCGGTCTACATCGACTATTCCAAGCGGTTCGTGGTCAGCGGCAATGTCATCCGCATCGCCACCCAGGAGAACCTGACCCGGGAGAAGGTCATCGAGATGAACCGGGTGGACGTCAGCCAGATCCCCCTGGAGGACGCCCTGGTCCTGGGAAGCCGGCAGGCGGCCAACCGGATCATCGTCTTCGATGACCCGGAATGCAGCTACTGCCAGAAGCTGCAGCCGGAGATGCAGGCGGTGGTGGCCCAGCGGCCGGATATCGCGTTCTACATCAAGATGTTCCCTTTGCAGTCCCACCCCACCGCCTACGACAAGGCGAAGGCCATCGTCTGTGCCGCCTCGCTTGGCTTGCTGGAGGACAGCCTGGCGGGAAAACCGATTCCGGCTGCCACCTGCGCCGGCGAGGCTGTGGACCAGAACATCGCCCTGGGCGCCCGCTTGCGGATCAACAGCACCCCTACCCTGATCCTGGGCGACGGCCGGGTTATCCCCGGCTTCAAGCCCGCCGACCGGATGATCGAGCTGGTGGGCGAGCCGCCGAAGGAGTGA
- a CDS encoding manganese-dependent inorganic pyrophosphatase, with amino-acid sequence MSVYVVGHKSPDTDSVAAAIALANLRKAQGMDAVPVMQGPLNPEAQVVLSKFGAATPEIMTDAAGKKIILVDFSDLAQGPANMSANDVVEIVDHHKIGDVTTNNPIFFYAKPVGCTCTVITEMYKSANVAISKQMAGIMLCAILSDTVNFKSPTCTDEDKAAVAELAKIAGITDRDAVFMEMLKAKSSIDGVPINDLLNRDFKDFDMNGKKVGIGQLELATIDQAAGVRSDLVKALQGLKADGRHSVLFMLTDVVKEGTDLLVVSEDPALIEKAFGGKLQGESMWLPGMMSRKKQTVPPLQKAFGC; translated from the coding sequence ATGTCTGTCTATGTGGTGGGGCACAAGAGTCCGGATACCGATTCTGTGGCGGCGGCGATCGCCCTGGCCAACCTGCGCAAGGCCCAGGGCATGGATGCCGTGCCGGTCATGCAGGGACCGCTCAATCCCGAGGCCCAGGTGGTGCTCAGCAAGTTCGGGGCCGCGACCCCGGAGATCATGACCGACGCCGCCGGCAAGAAGATCATTCTGGTGGATTTCAGCGACCTGGCCCAGGGCCCGGCCAACATGAGCGCCAATGACGTCGTCGAGATCGTGGATCATCACAAGATCGGCGACGTCACCACCAACAACCCCATTTTCTTCTACGCCAAGCCGGTGGGCTGCACCTGCACCGTCATCACCGAGATGTACAAGAGCGCCAACGTCGCCATCTCCAAGCAGATGGCCGGCATCATGCTGTGCGCCATCCTGAGCGATACCGTCAACTTCAAGTCCCCCACCTGCACCGACGAGGACAAGGCGGCGGTGGCCGAGCTCGCCAAGATCGCCGGCATCACCGACCGGGACGCGGTGTTCATGGAGATGCTCAAGGCCAAGTCCTCCATCGACGGCGTGCCGATCAACGACCTCTTGAACCGCGACTTCAAGGACTTCGACATGAACGGCAAGAAGGTGGGCATCGGCCAGTTGGAGCTGGCGACCATCGACCAGGCCGCTGGGGTCCGCTCCGACTTGGTCAAGGCCCTCCAGGGTCTCAAGGCCGACGGCCGCCACTCGGTCCTGTTCATGCTCACCGACGTGGTCAAGGAAGGCACCGATCTTCTGGTGGTCTCCGAGGATCCGGCCCTCATCGAGAAGGCCTTTGGTGGCAAGCTCCAGGGCGAGTCCATGTGGCTGCCCGGCATGATGAGCCGCAAGAAGCAGACCGTGCCGCCGCTGCAGAAGGCCTTCGGCTGCTGA
- a CDS encoding ribonuclease H-like domain-containing protein encodes MLEQSFLLLTGIGVKTERRLWSAGVHCWDDLLARGERFFAPGTMVRLVTEIDACRQALAAGDAVFFERLLPPGQHWRLFPHFRPRTGYLDIETTGDAANQVTTVAVFDGAAVSWYVRGRNLDQLAAELAGYDVLVTFNGRRFDVPVLRAQLGLALPQAQIDLVSVLRALGLKGGLKACERSLGLDRGPLDGLDGYAAVLLWQEFQRSGCRAALDTLLAYNIEDTVNLEALLVEAYNRHRAATPLVTCPPMPAPGQPLRPILPDPSTVARLKARLAARRTAGPPPW; translated from the coding sequence ATGCTGGAACAGTCCTTCCTGCTCCTGACCGGCATCGGTGTCAAGACCGAGCGCCGGCTGTGGTCAGCGGGCGTCCATTGCTGGGATGACCTTCTGGCTCGGGGTGAGCGCTTTTTTGCCCCGGGGACCATGGTCCGCTTGGTCACTGAGATCGACGCCTGCCGCCAGGCTCTGGCGGCAGGGGATGCCGTCTTCTTCGAGCGGCTCCTGCCGCCGGGCCAGCACTGGCGGCTCTTTCCCCATTTCCGGCCCCGGACCGGCTATCTCGATATCGAGACCACCGGTGACGCCGCCAACCAGGTCACCACGGTGGCGGTCTTCGACGGGGCGGCCGTGTCCTGGTATGTGCGTGGCCGCAACCTGGACCAGCTGGCCGCGGAGCTGGCCGGCTACGACGTGCTCGTCACCTTCAACGGCCGGCGTTTCGATGTGCCGGTGCTGCGGGCCCAGCTGGGCCTGGCGCTGCCCCAGGCCCAGATCGATCTGGTCTCGGTGCTCCGGGCTCTGGGGCTCAAAGGCGGGCTCAAGGCCTGCGAGCGGTCGCTGGGACTCGACCGCGGGCCTCTCGACGGCCTGGACGGCTATGCTGCGGTGCTCCTCTGGCAGGAATTCCAGCGCAGCGGCTGCCGAGCCGCCCTGGACACCCTCCTGGCCTACAACATCGAGGATACCGTCAATCTGGAGGCCTTGCTGGTGGAGGCCTACAACCGCCACCGCGCGGCGACGCCGCTCGTCACCTGCCCGCCTATGCCGGCCCCCGGCCAGCCGCTGCGGCCGATCCTGCCGGATCCATCCACCGTGGCCCGTCTCAAGGCCCGACTGGCGGCCCGCCGGACTGCCGGGCCGCCCCCCTGGTGA
- a CDS encoding TM2 domain-containing protein, producing the protein MHPFPSTHSVTIGYILWIFGFTGSHRFYYGRPISGTVWFFTLGLLGIGWLVDLFLIPAMDRQADLRFVPGPIDYTVAWILLTFLGLFGAHRIYIGKWPSGILYLLTCGLFGIGVIYDFWTLNSQISLKNSQGSLR; encoded by the coding sequence ATGCATCCTTTTCCCAGCACCCACAGCGTCACCATCGGCTACATCCTCTGGATCTTCGGCTTCACCGGCTCGCACCGCTTCTACTACGGCAGGCCCATCTCCGGTACGGTCTGGTTTTTTACCTTGGGCCTTCTGGGCATCGGCTGGCTGGTGGACCTGTTCCTTATTCCCGCCATGGACCGGCAGGCGGACCTGCGCTTTGTGCCCGGGCCCATCGACTACACGGTGGCCTGGATTCTCCTCACCTTTCTGGGCCTGTTCGGGGCGCACCGGATCTACATCGGCAAATGGCCAAGCGGTATCCTGTATCTTCTCACCTGTGGCCTGTTCGGGATCGGGGTCATCTATGACTTCTGGACCCTCAACAGCCAGATCAGCCTCAAGAACAGCCAAGGGAGCCTGCGATGA
- a CDS encoding response regulator: MAEDDEVNQALAVTVLEQAGWLVTAVANGQEALAALEAQGFDLVLMDLQMPVMDGLAAVHRLRQREKVAGGHLPVVAMTAHAMKGDRERCLAAGMDDYLAKPIGIADLVAMVRRYLPPQAQ; this comes from the coding sequence TTGGCCGAGGACGACGAGGTCAATCAGGCCCTGGCGGTCACCGTTCTGGAGCAGGCCGGCTGGCTGGTCACCGCGGTGGCCAACGGCCAGGAGGCGCTGGCCGCCCTGGAGGCCCAGGGCTTCGATCTGGTGCTCATGGATCTGCAGATGCCGGTCATGGACGGGCTGGCGGCGGTACACCGCCTGCGGCAGCGGGAGAAGGTCGCCGGCGGGCATCTGCCGGTGGTGGCCATGACCGCCCACGCCATGAAGGGGGACCGGGAGCGCTGCCTGGCCGCCGGCATGGACGACTACCTCGCCAAGCCCATCGGCATCGCCGACCTGGTGGCCATGGTCCGCCGCTACCTGCCGCCGCAGGCCCAGTAG
- a CDS encoding PEP-CTERM sorting domain-containing protein has translation MKRLLRAALATGFLMLGMTNLAQASTVIYSNPNLGDHTTDAVTINLSGLAPHSTVTVNFDLFIMDSWDGSDGGWSPDAFGFSVDGAAQGWTFDNFGGAESNTDTADGIGNYNGINSWGPIDRYFQNYNNGFTFAHTATTLSLSFYGYGSGFQGINDESWRVTELVVSSDAGTPVPAPASILLLGSGLAGLACRRRQR, from the coding sequence ATGAAGAGACTGCTGCGGGCCGCATTGGCAACCGGATTCTTGATGCTCGGCATGACCAACCTGGCACAAGCATCGACGGTTATTTACTCCAATCCCAACCTGGGCGACCATACCACAGATGCCGTGACCATCAATCTGAGTGGCCTGGCGCCACATTCAACGGTCACCGTCAATTTTGACCTCTTCATCATGGACAGCTGGGATGGCTCGGATGGTGGCTGGTCACCAGACGCCTTCGGTTTCAGTGTGGACGGGGCGGCTCAGGGCTGGACATTTGACAACTTCGGCGGGGCCGAGTCCAACACCGATACCGCCGATGGAATCGGCAACTACAACGGCATCAACAGCTGGGGGCCAATCGATCGCTACTTCCAGAACTACAACAACGGCTTCACCTTTGCCCACACGGCGACCACGTTGAGCCTCTCCTTCTATGGCTATGGCTCTGGATTTCAGGGCATCAACGATGAATCCTGGCGCGTGACGGAGCTGGTAGTCTCCTCGGATGCCGGGACCCCGGTGCCCGCGCCTGCCTCCATCCTCCTTCTGGGCTCTGGCCTTGCCGGCCTGGCCTGCCGGCGGCGACAGAGATAG